A window of Pusillimonas sp. T7-7 contains these coding sequences:
- the thpR gene encoding RNA 2',3'-cyclic phosphodiesterase produces MHAPSTVNTTLPSRLPQRIFFALWPSTADAADIMAWAHDAHRALGGRVMRAETLHLTLAFLGSTPADRVDELIRAVPSWPAPVAPVTLRRFGRFVGPRIVWAGPGVGEDESLPWLDRLHDELWNRLEALGWQRPDGHFRPHVSLLRKAGAGDLAPLHRPPLVWTPEQCVLVASQPSDSGSYYQVLAHMPLQHL; encoded by the coding sequence ATGCACGCACCATCTACTGTCAATACAACATTGCCGAGCCGCCTACCGCAGCGCATCTTTTTTGCGCTGTGGCCATCGACCGCCGACGCAGCCGACATCATGGCCTGGGCTCATGACGCCCACCGTGCCTTGGGTGGGCGTGTCATGCGTGCCGAGACCTTGCACTTGACCCTGGCCTTCCTGGGCAGCACGCCTGCTGATCGCGTCGATGAGTTGATACGGGCGGTGCCTTCATGGCCGGCTCCCGTCGCACCCGTGACTCTTCGCCGCTTTGGCCGTTTTGTGGGGCCGCGTATCGTGTGGGCCGGTCCTGGTGTAGGCGAGGACGAGAGCCTGCCCTGGCTGGATCGCTTGCATGATGAGTTGTGGAATCGGCTGGAGGCCCTGGGCTGGCAACGCCCGGATGGCCATTTCAGGCCGCATGTTTCCTTGTTGCGCAAAGCAGGTGCTGGTGACTTGGCCCCACTACACCGGCCGCCGTTGGTGTGGACGCCAGAACAGTGCGTGCTGGTGGCCTCGCAGCCCTCCGATAGCGGTTCGTACTACCAAGTGCTGGCGCACATGCCGTTGCAACATTTGTAA
- a CDS encoding NUDIX domain-containing protein yields MTTTTDSHLIETLVHSETLVDGGFLKARRDTVRLPDGRSAEREYIVHPGAVVIIPLLDDEHVILERQFRYPVERVMLEFPAGKLDPGEDPLVCAKRELQEETGYMAGQWAYAGAMHLAIAYSTEIIHIFFARDLQAGAAQLDSDEFLEVRTERIAELMQACRDGRVTDAKTLTCMLWLQNVLSGAWELDWQGTGKADALSGVQP; encoded by the coding sequence ATGACCACAACCACCGATTCCCACTTGATCGAAACCCTTGTCCATAGCGAAACGCTGGTGGACGGCGGCTTCCTGAAAGCCCGGCGCGATACCGTGCGCCTGCCCGACGGGCGCAGCGCCGAGCGCGAGTACATCGTGCACCCGGGGGCCGTGGTAATCATTCCATTGCTGGATGACGAGCATGTCATCCTTGAGCGGCAATTCCGTTATCCGGTCGAACGCGTGATGCTGGAGTTTCCCGCCGGCAAGCTGGACCCGGGCGAAGATCCGCTGGTTTGCGCCAAGCGCGAACTACAGGAAGAAACCGGTTATATGGCCGGGCAGTGGGCTTACGCCGGCGCCATGCATCTGGCCATTGCCTATTCCACCGAGATCATCCACATTTTCTTCGCGCGTGATCTTCAGGCCGGTGCGGCGCAACTTGATAGCGATGAGTTTCTTGAGGTGCGCACGGAGCGCATAGCAGAACTGATGCAAGCCTGCCGCGATGGCCGAGTGACCGACGCCAAAACACTGACCTGCATGCTCTGGCTGCAAAATGTCTTATCGGGAGCGTGGGAACTGGACTGGCAGGGTACAGGGAAGGCTGATGCCTTGTCAGGCGTGCAGCCCTAA
- a CDS encoding HAD family hydrolase yields the protein MPDPTQTNQQDLSLHPLFMQDDVRGLVFDLDGTIVDSAADIINGMRLTFQQAGLGILPQDYFPDNLHGTSEGIMRDILADMGWPAPADFVPLKAQYVQNYSSLGHGTTGLYEGAQEVLNACRGASLAMGICTNKIHASALAATRKVGIHGLFDFISGSDSWAQAKPSPIPLLETIRMLGLEPEQCLYFGDTSADAECAREAGVRFVLHESGYGDQALKGTPRHFAFRQWDELLSSSLVQG from the coding sequence GTGCCTGATCCCACCCAAACAAACCAACAAGACTTGTCGCTGCACCCACTGTTCATGCAGGACGACGTACGCGGCCTGGTGTTTGATCTGGACGGCACTATCGTCGATAGCGCCGCAGACATCATCAACGGCATGCGCCTGACATTCCAGCAGGCCGGCCTGGGCATCCTGCCGCAAGATTATTTTCCAGATAATCTGCATGGCACCAGCGAAGGCATCATGCGCGACATCCTGGCCGATATGGGCTGGCCGGCTCCCGCCGACTTTGTTCCACTCAAGGCCCAGTATGTGCAGAACTATTCTTCCCTGGGCCATGGCACCACCGGCCTTTATGAGGGCGCCCAGGAAGTATTGAACGCCTGCCGTGGCGCATCGCTGGCCATGGGCATCTGCACCAATAAAATCCACGCCAGCGCCCTCGCCGCCACCCGCAAAGTCGGCATACACGGCCTGTTCGACTTCATCAGTGGCTCCGATAGCTGGGCACAGGCCAAGCCATCACCGATTCCCCTGTTGGAAACCATACGCATGCTGGGCCTGGAACCCGAGCAATGCCTGTATTTTGGCGATACCTCTGCAGATGCCGAATGCGCACGCGAGGCTGGCGTGCGCTTTGTGCTGCACGAGTCGGGATACGGCGACCAGGCGCTAAAGGGAACGCCGCGGCACTTTGCGTTTCGTCAGTGGGATGAGCTGCTGAGCAGTAGTTTGGTTCAGGGTTAG
- a CDS encoding DMT family transporter: MTSNAHEAGGDREASLAIRISLLTCLSMLAFAGNSILCRLALMERHIDPLSFTALRLASGTLVLYALVYLSSHRAAARQTTPVRQSGSWAGAIALVLYAVAFSLAYVNMESGVGALILFGSVQLSMLLYGMIKGERLGALSMVGLLASIAGLVFLLLPGSSAPPLAAAALMAIAGAAWGWYSILGKGATNPLASTASNFGRAVPLSLLAALPLLATLHWDARGLSYAILSGTVTSGLGYVVWYGVMKQLSVLKASTVQLSVPILTAVMGAALLGEALTLQLILSCILVLGGIGLVLVSKGRSQA; the protein is encoded by the coding sequence ATGACTTCAAATGCCCATGAAGCAGGCGGCGACCGGGAAGCAAGCTTGGCTATCCGGATATCCCTGCTCACCTGCCTGTCCATGCTGGCCTTTGCCGGAAACTCCATACTGTGCCGGCTGGCGCTTATGGAGCGCCACATTGACCCTTTAAGTTTTACGGCGCTCAGGCTTGCAAGCGGTACGCTCGTTCTATATGCATTAGTCTACTTATCGTCGCATCGTGCAGCGGCACGGCAAACAACACCCGTTCGTCAATCGGGCAGTTGGGCCGGCGCCATCGCCCTGGTTTTGTATGCGGTCGCTTTTTCACTTGCCTACGTCAATATGGAATCGGGTGTCGGGGCGCTGATCCTGTTCGGCAGCGTGCAGCTTTCCATGCTTCTGTACGGCATGATCAAGGGCGAGCGTCTTGGCGCGCTATCCATGGTCGGGCTGCTTGCCAGCATAGCCGGCCTTGTATTTCTGCTGTTGCCCGGCAGCAGTGCGCCGCCGCTGGCCGCCGCTGCACTGATGGCCATCGCCGGCGCCGCCTGGGGTTGGTACTCCATACTGGGCAAAGGCGCCACCAACCCTCTGGCCTCTACAGCCAGCAATTTTGGCCGGGCAGTCCCCCTGAGCCTGTTGGCCGCTTTGCCTTTACTCGCCACTCTGCACTGGGATGCCCGTGGGCTGAGCTACGCCATCCTGTCGGGCACCGTTACGTCTGGCCTGGGGTACGTGGTCTGGTATGGCGTCATGAAACAGCTTTCCGTGCTGAAGGCCAGCACCGTGCAGCTCTCGGTGCCCATTCTTACGGCGGTGATGGGCGCCGCTCTGCTGGGCGAAGCCCTCACACTGCAGCTTATCCTGTCGTGTATCTTGGTGCTGGGCGGCATCGGTCTGGTGTTGGTCAGCAAAGGGCGCAGCCAAGCTTGA
- a CDS encoding glyoxylate/hydroxypyruvate reductase A, with protein sequence MNVIFASDHDNEPQSWIAPLRRELPDVRITNWDSAAAPVGAQLAVVWKPPQNLFLQETQLEAVFNLGAGVDALLQLPGLPADLPIIRLEDAGMGVQMAEYVVHALLRASRGFEQYQGQQLQRQWAPLTDIQRAQWPVGVMGTGLMGARVAQTLAALEYPVASWSRRGKEITGVQKFASQAEFPAFLARTRVLVNVLPLTTETQGILCRDTFEQLLPDAYVINVGRGEHLVEDDLLSMVESGRIKGATLDVFTQEPLPSDHPFWANPAITITPHVAAASLRDETIKQIAAKIRGFLNGETLTGTVNRNLGY encoded by the coding sequence ATTAACGTAATATTCGCCTCTGACCACGATAATGAGCCGCAGAGCTGGATAGCACCGCTGCGGCGTGAGCTGCCGGACGTTCGCATAACAAACTGGGACAGCGCCGCAGCGCCGGTTGGGGCGCAGTTGGCCGTGGTATGGAAGCCTCCTCAAAACCTGTTCCTGCAAGAGACACAGCTTGAGGCGGTGTTCAATCTGGGGGCGGGTGTCGATGCTCTGCTGCAGCTGCCCGGTTTGCCGGCCGACCTTCCCATCATTCGCCTGGAAGATGCGGGCATGGGCGTGCAGATGGCTGAATATGTGGTTCACGCGTTGTTGCGGGCATCGCGTGGGTTTGAGCAGTATCAGGGGCAACAGCTGCAGCGCCAGTGGGCGCCGTTGACCGATATCCAGCGCGCGCAGTGGCCGGTTGGAGTCATGGGCACTGGTCTGATGGGAGCGCGGGTGGCCCAAACCCTGGCGGCGCTTGAATACCCTGTGGCAAGCTGGTCGCGTCGCGGAAAAGAAATCACCGGCGTGCAAAAATTTGCATCGCAAGCCGAGTTTCCGGCTTTCTTGGCGCGTACCCGTGTGCTGGTCAATGTTCTGCCGCTAACGACCGAAACACAGGGCATACTGTGCCGGGATACCTTTGAGCAGCTGTTGCCCGATGCCTATGTCATCAATGTAGGGCGCGGCGAGCATCTGGTCGAAGACGATTTGTTGAGTATGGTGGAGTCTGGCCGTATCAAGGGGGCGACCCTGGACGTTTTTACCCAGGAGCCTTTGCCTTCCGATCATCCATTCTGGGCCAATCCGGCCATCACCATCACCCCCCACGTAGCCGCGGCCAGTTTGCGCGATGAAACCATCAAGCAGATCGCGGCAAAAATCAGAGGCTTTCTGAATGGTGAAACGCTTACGGGTACGGTAAATCGCAACCTGGGGTACTAG
- a CDS encoding FadR/GntR family transcriptional regulator, whose translation MSIQSTSLVKQVAQQLQIRIRQKKWSKTGRLPGQRQLAEELGVSRASLREAITMLEGLGLLRSEAGRGVFIADPRQKGLESAYGRWSFQGRYALRDVYMVRAQLEELAVMLAANVVTESGLDQLRDTIVSMQTAANQGDLVAMAEADQAFHERIFEIAGSPLLTDIVAGIENVIESSRQVAFANPDRVVEPIQEHACIVDALASGSPALASKAMREHLHNVADRSGVRLLIPAARTDDSTRVQSAEMRS comes from the coding sequence ATGAGCATTCAATCAACCTCCCTCGTCAAACAGGTTGCGCAGCAGTTGCAGATCCGAATTCGGCAAAAGAAATGGTCGAAAACAGGACGGTTGCCCGGGCAAAGACAACTTGCGGAAGAGTTGGGCGTCAGCCGTGCGTCGCTACGCGAAGCCATCACTATGCTGGAGGGCCTGGGTCTGTTACGCAGCGAGGCCGGACGCGGCGTGTTTATTGCCGATCCACGGCAAAAAGGCCTGGAAAGCGCCTATGGGCGCTGGTCTTTTCAAGGGCGCTATGCCTTGCGCGACGTATACATGGTGCGTGCGCAACTGGAAGAGCTTGCCGTCATGCTGGCCGCCAACGTGGTGACAGAATCCGGGCTGGATCAATTACGGGACACCATCGTAAGCATGCAAACTGCGGCCAACCAGGGTGATCTGGTCGCCATGGCAGAGGCTGACCAGGCATTTCACGAGCGCATCTTCGAGATTGCGGGCAGCCCACTACTGACGGATATTGTGGCAGGCATTGAAAACGTCATCGAAAGCAGCCGGCAGGTCGCCTTTGCAAATCCCGATCGCGTCGTCGAGCCCATACAAGAGCACGCCTGCATTGTCGATGCGCTGGCCTCGGGCTCGCCCGCTCTTGCCAGCAAGGCCATGCGGGAACACTTGCACAACGTTGCAGACCGCTCCGGCGTGCGGTTATTGATACCTGCCGCCAGAACAGACGATTCAACTCGTGTGCAATCTGCTGAAATGCGGTCTTAG
- a CDS encoding amidase, with amino-acid sequence MTTEAVDSASVLAAFDRVAEGLAALNQYPFSGRGVFWAERLNINLPELEALQSLADEAGAHYRFEQGPLVAEGMAPPPAAIGGIAAIARNAHLPDADVAGAALQALHTAHRHEHLNAFIQLATESSITAQADAAAAMKYRASLPLLGVPVAVKDLMLVQGFPLTGGTQAPDNKPSATDALAVGRLREAGALFVGTTNLHELAYGITSNNPHYGAVVNPHDANVIPGGSSGGSAVSVAAGIVRASIGTDTSGSIRIPAACCGVVGFKPSYDAVPRQGALDLGPSLDHIGPITRSVDDAALLFSVMAGLPAQVPQRLASLAGVRIGVPANFFFEPLAPDVGAVVQTALELMADDGAQLIPIQLDGVDRAPAIQFATLCSEATSIHWRRLLAKPDSLGADVRVRLEIGQLLPAIWYTRAQGARSRLAMVFDAALAGVDVIATPTMRTTAPPVSASHVQIGQQSMPMHTAATGLTLPFNLSGLPAITLPCGRGEHDLPVGLQLAAGRQQDWKLLAVSLRAEALLSGVNGNPKH; translated from the coding sequence ATGACGACAGAAGCGGTGGACAGCGCCTCGGTGCTGGCGGCATTCGATCGCGTAGCCGAAGGCCTGGCGGCTTTGAATCAATATCCATTTTCAGGGCGGGGCGTATTCTGGGCCGAGCGGCTCAACATTAATTTGCCCGAGCTCGAGGCCCTGCAAAGCCTTGCGGATGAAGCCGGTGCGCACTACAGGTTTGAGCAAGGCCCGCTTGTTGCCGAAGGCATGGCTCCTCCACCCGCTGCGATCGGTGGCATTGCGGCGATTGCACGCAATGCACACTTGCCTGATGCTGATGTGGCAGGCGCTGCTTTGCAGGCCTTGCACACTGCCCATCGCCACGAGCACCTGAACGCCTTTATCCAACTGGCCACTGAATCATCGATCACGGCACAGGCGGATGCCGCGGCGGCAATGAAATACCGGGCCAGCCTGCCCTTGTTGGGTGTGCCTGTCGCGGTAAAGGACCTCATGCTGGTCCAGGGTTTCCCTCTTACCGGGGGCACGCAGGCGCCGGACAATAAGCCGTCTGCTACAGATGCCTTGGCCGTAGGCCGACTGCGGGAAGCGGGCGCCTTATTCGTGGGCACAACGAATCTTCACGAATTGGCCTATGGCATTACCAGCAACAATCCCCACTACGGAGCCGTGGTTAATCCTCATGATGCCAACGTTATTCCAGGGGGTTCCAGCGGAGGCTCGGCAGTTTCTGTTGCCGCTGGAATCGTGCGTGCCAGCATCGGTACCGATACTTCAGGCTCCATCCGTATTCCGGCGGCGTGTTGCGGGGTCGTCGGGTTCAAACCAAGTTACGATGCCGTTCCGCGCCAGGGCGCCCTGGACCTTGGCCCATCGCTGGATCATATCGGCCCTATTACACGTTCGGTAGACGATGCGGCTTTGCTGTTTTCTGTCATGGCGGGGCTGCCGGCGCAGGTGCCGCAACGCTTGGCCTCTCTTGCCGGTGTGCGTATAGGCGTGCCGGCCAACTTTTTCTTCGAGCCGCTTGCGCCCGACGTAGGGGCAGTCGTGCAGACTGCTCTGGAATTGATGGCTGACGATGGTGCGCAGCTGATACCGATACAACTCGATGGCGTTGACCGGGCACCCGCCATTCAGTTTGCCACCCTATGCAGTGAAGCCACCTCGATACATTGGCGCCGACTGTTGGCAAAACCCGATTCCTTGGGCGCCGATGTCAGAGTTAGACTGGAAATCGGCCAATTGCTGCCGGCTATTTGGTACACCCGCGCACAGGGTGCCAGAAGCCGGTTGGCCATGGTTTTCGACGCGGCATTAGCCGGCGTCGATGTGATCGCCACGCCTACCATGCGGACTACCGCGCCTCCCGTGTCGGCCAGCCATGTGCAGATCGGGCAGCAGTCCATGCCCATGCATACCGCTGCCACAGGCTTGACGCTGCCATTCAATCTCAGCGGCCTGCCCGCTATTACCCTGCCCTGCGGGCGGGGCGAGCACGACCTGCCGGTTGGTTTGCAGTTGGCAGCCGGTCGGCAGCAAGACTGGAAGCTGCTCGCCGTCTCGCTGCGGGCTGAAGCCCTGCTGTCCGGGGTTAATGGCAATCCCAAGCATTGA
- a CDS encoding ABC transporter substrate-binding protein — MRQLRFALAAAAVALSTGAATALAADPIVIGVSIAQSPPGSVVQGTQVKDGIEIVTKMINDDGGVLGRPLKIVYEDNQGIPEKGRAAAEKLISRDKVVAITGGHQSSVCLAEIEVAHRYKIPYVNTNCWSDDIRIKGYPEVFNPGNYNTRVSSAMAETIAALKVKSVVAFAENTDYGIGQAKILGEFLKKMAPDTDYKYVALDRAGKDFTPAVLPLRSSPPDMVVNIMLPPAAYILMNQLYEQGVAPTAKTWFYDGAGIADYPDFWQNVKEAGKYMLAFGLYHPQMPMPEMGLEVGKIFQKQSGNEPNRLIFQAADSVLLIARAIEQAKSTESADIIKALQNMEFEGVRGKFKFSQEPGYTYQQWVDIPYVTYQLTEVDQPLSKTTLIQASGQALQVDKLVKPAE, encoded by the coding sequence ATGAGACAGCTTCGCTTCGCATTAGCCGCTGCCGCCGTTGCGTTGTCCACTGGCGCTGCGACGGCGCTGGCGGCCGACCCCATCGTTATTGGCGTTAGCATTGCGCAATCGCCTCCGGGCTCGGTTGTACAGGGCACGCAGGTTAAAGACGGCATCGAGATCGTCACCAAGATGATCAATGATGACGGCGGTGTGCTTGGCCGCCCGCTCAAGATAGTCTATGAAGACAATCAAGGCATACCCGAAAAAGGCCGGGCTGCCGCCGAAAAATTAATCTCACGCGATAAAGTGGTGGCCATTACCGGCGGGCATCAAAGCTCGGTGTGCCTGGCCGAAATCGAAGTCGCGCATCGGTACAAGATACCCTACGTCAATACCAATTGCTGGTCTGACGACATACGCATCAAGGGCTATCCAGAAGTCTTCAACCCGGGCAACTACAACACGCGTGTTTCGTCGGCCATGGCAGAGACCATCGCCGCGCTGAAGGTCAAGTCGGTAGTGGCCTTTGCCGAGAACACCGACTACGGCATAGGCCAGGCAAAAATACTGGGCGAGTTCCTGAAAAAAATGGCGCCCGATACCGACTACAAGTATGTTGCGCTTGACCGTGCCGGCAAGGACTTCACGCCGGCAGTGTTGCCATTGCGGTCCAGCCCACCCGATATGGTCGTCAATATCATGCTGCCCCCGGCCGCCTATATCCTTATGAACCAGCTCTACGAGCAGGGCGTCGCACCTACGGCAAAAACCTGGTTCTACGATGGCGCTGGCATTGCCGACTATCCCGACTTCTGGCAAAACGTAAAAGAGGCGGGCAAGTACATGCTGGCTTTCGGCCTGTATCACCCTCAAATGCCCATGCCCGAGATGGGTCTGGAGGTTGGAAAAATCTTCCAGAAGCAGTCTGGGAATGAACCCAATCGCCTTATCTTCCAGGCGGCTGACTCTGTCTTGCTGATTGCCCGGGCCATCGAACAGGCCAAGTCGACCGAAAGCGCCGATATCATCAAAGCCTTGCAGAACATGGAGTTCGAAGGCGTGCGCGGCAAGTTCAAGTTTTCGCAAGAGCCGGGCTATACCTACCAGCAGTGGGTAGATATTCCCTATGTCACCTATCAGCTCACCGAAGTCGATCAGCCGCTTAGCAAAACCACGCTTATACAGGCCAGCGGGCAAGCGCTGCAGGTCGACAAGCTGGTGAAGCCGGCCGAGTAA
- a CDS encoding branched-chain amino acid ABC transporter permease yields the protein MLALDLFVNGLIIGLYYALMAVGLSMIFGILKVVNFAHGEFYMVGAYTYTLISLNLGVPPWLALPTAALAGAAIGWLTERWLMRPLYTGYGSWGLMKDEYAVVVTFGLSLLMINLFDKVIGPYPMRGPALWDVSRLRIGPFMMSGQKVVTAVLAIVLLVGLALFIKRSLWGRQIQAVAQNRLGASIAGIDTGRASSIVFMASGVLAAVAGALLAPVINPAPDVGIFPAVKSYVIVVIGGMGSIPGSILAALLLGVLESFAAVYLSYDYRDTYGLVLLILILMFRPQGLFGERSREV from the coding sequence GTGCTGGCACTGGATCTGTTCGTCAACGGCTTGATCATAGGCCTGTACTACGCTTTGATGGCTGTGGGCCTGTCGATGATCTTCGGCATACTCAAGGTCGTGAACTTCGCTCACGGCGAGTTCTACATGGTGGGTGCTTATACCTACACGCTGATCTCCTTGAATCTGGGCGTACCGCCCTGGTTGGCGCTACCCACGGCGGCGCTGGCCGGAGCCGCGATTGGCTGGCTGACAGAGCGCTGGCTGATGCGCCCGCTGTACACGGGCTATGGTTCCTGGGGTTTGATGAAAGACGAGTATGCCGTGGTGGTGACTTTCGGCCTGTCTTTATTGATGATCAATCTGTTCGACAAGGTCATAGGCCCCTACCCCATGCGGGGGCCAGCGTTGTGGGATGTCAGCCGGCTGCGTATCGGGCCGTTCATGATGAGTGGCCAGAAGGTCGTAACGGCTGTCCTGGCCATTGTGTTGCTGGTGGGTCTGGCCTTGTTCATCAAGCGCTCGCTTTGGGGCCGACAGATCCAGGCGGTTGCCCAGAACCGGCTGGGCGCCTCGATTGCCGGCATCGATACCGGGCGGGCAAGCAGCATCGTGTTCATGGCCTCGGGCGTATTGGCCGCCGTCGCCGGCGCCTTGCTGGCGCCGGTCATCAATCCTGCTCCCGACGTCGGCATTTTCCCTGCAGTCAAATCCTATGTCATTGTAGTGATCGGAGGCATGGGGTCGATACCGGGCAGCATACTGGCGGCCTTGCTGCTGGGTGTGCTCGAAAGCTTTGCCGCCGTTTATCTGTCTTACGACTACCGCGACACATACGGACTAGTGTTGCTGATCCTTATTTTGATGTTCCGCCCGCAGGGCTTGTTCGGCGAACGCTCGCGCGAGGTATAG
- a CDS encoding branched-chain amino acid ABC transporter permease, producing the protein MNTPQHPNLHSSKLRNELWLSLLVLGVLAVLPAFVQSNYWLGVLIVSMYFAIIASGWNLLAGYAGQFSLAPAAFAMLGGYSTALFAYHLQAPLWIGLPMAAIIPGLVGLVLGRIVLRLSGAYLALTTLSFAEILRLVIYNSIEFTRGDQGLTVPSLLDDRVAYYYLFLVALALVVGLIYWLLRRPMGRFLQAIRDDEIGAASRGVDVLRYKTLAFLISCAICGFAGGLYGTFARLVSPELGLIAQTGLVIAMVVIGGMGTLVGPLIGALLVYTASEVLRDVGNIQMIVFAFLVIVFARYFREGLWGLLRRSMLRRALAHRKEA; encoded by the coding sequence ATGAACACACCACAGCATCCCAATCTGCATAGCAGCAAGCTGCGCAACGAACTATGGCTCAGCTTGCTGGTGCTCGGCGTTTTGGCGGTGCTGCCCGCCTTTGTGCAGTCCAACTATTGGCTGGGCGTGCTGATCGTCAGCATGTACTTCGCCATCATCGCTTCCGGATGGAACTTGTTGGCCGGCTATGCGGGGCAGTTTTCGCTGGCGCCCGCCGCCTTCGCCATGCTGGGCGGCTACAGTACCGCCTTGTTTGCCTATCATCTCCAGGCGCCTTTATGGATAGGCCTGCCCATGGCCGCGATCATTCCCGGCCTGGTCGGCCTGGTGCTGGGGCGCATTGTGCTGCGTCTGTCGGGCGCCTATCTGGCCCTGACCACCTTGTCATTCGCCGAGATTCTTCGCCTGGTCATCTATAACTCCATCGAATTCACGCGTGGCGATCAAGGCTTGACCGTGCCAAGCCTGCTCGATGACCGCGTCGCCTACTATTATCTGTTCCTGGTGGCGCTGGCGCTGGTCGTAGGGCTGATCTACTGGCTGTTGCGCAGGCCCATGGGACGATTCCTGCAGGCGATACGCGATGATGAAATCGGTGCGGCCAGCCGCGGTGTCGATGTCTTGCGCTACAAGACGCTGGCCTTTTTGATCAGTTGCGCCATCTGCGGATTTGCCGGCGGGTTATATGGCACTTTTGCCCGTCTGGTCAGCCCCGAGCTGGGTCTTATTGCGCAAACGGGCCTGGTCATCGCCATGGTCGTCATCGGCGGCATGGGTACCCTGGTAGGGCCCTTGATCGGCGCCCTGCTGGTGTATACCGCTTCCGAAGTGTTGCGCGATGTCGGTAACATCCAGATGATTGTCTTTGCCTTCCTCGTTATTGTCTTCGCGCGCTATTTCCGCGAAGGCTTGTGGGGGCTGTTGCGTAGATCGATGTTGCGCCGTGCGCTGGCTCATCGCAAGGAGGCCTGA
- a CDS encoding ABC transporter ATP-binding protein, translating into MPLMQINEVQKHFGGLRAVDKVSMDISEGELVGLIGPNGSGKTTLLNVLSGHLQADGGSVQFGGADVLGLKPAQLAGRGILRMFQMTRVFNRISAFDNLIVSGLAQGLSESEAGTRAIELLEELTLTHVMYLDAGQLSGGQRKLLEFGACFMAKPRIALLDEPFAAVHPVMKETMSAFIKRRNEAGQTFILVSHDMPVIVDLCTRSVCMNAGKVLADGPTDQVLHSPAVIEAYLGESDNEEQYA; encoded by the coding sequence ATGCCGCTCATGCAGATCAACGAGGTCCAGAAACACTTTGGCGGACTGCGTGCCGTCGATAAGGTCAGCATGGATATCTCGGAAGGCGAGCTGGTCGGGCTTATCGGGCCCAATGGTTCGGGCAAGACCACATTGCTGAATGTGCTGTCGGGGCACTTGCAAGCGGACGGCGGGTCGGTCCAGTTTGGCGGCGCCGATGTGCTGGGGCTGAAGCCGGCGCAGTTGGCGGGGCGGGGCATATTACGGATGTTCCAGATGACCCGCGTATTCAATCGCATCAGCGCCTTCGACAATCTGATTGTCAGTGGGCTGGCGCAAGGTTTGTCCGAGTCCGAGGCGGGCACGCGGGCTATTGAACTGCTCGAAGAGCTGACGCTCACACATGTCATGTACCTGGATGCCGGGCAGTTGTCGGGAGGACAAAGAAAGCTGTTGGAGTTCGGCGCCTGCTTCATGGCCAAGCCGCGCATCGCACTGCTGGACGAACCGTTTGCAGCTGTGCATCCGGTCATGAAGGAAACCATGTCTGCTTTCATAAAGCGCCGCAATGAGGCTGGCCAGACTTTTATTTTGGTCAGCCATGACATGCCGGTCATTGTGGATCTTTGCACCCGCTCAGTCTGCATGAATGCCGGCAAAGTCCTGGCCGACGGCCCCACCGATCAGGTGCTTCACTCGCCGGCGGTGATCGAAGCCTATCTGGGTGAAAGCGACAACGAGGAGCAATATGCCTGA